The genomic segment CGGGCTATACAAGGTTAGCTTCCCCTCTGGCTCTGCCGTAACCCTTTCCATCAGATCCCAGGTTTTATCTACCGTGGCCGAAATTTGAAGGCAATATCGATAATAGGACTCTCCGCTGGAAGTGAGACTGAATTTCTGGGATGTCCGGTTGATCAGGGTCAAACCACACTTACTCTCAAGCTTTTTTATGTGCTCTGTGACGGTAGAGTTGGTCACCCCAAGCAAGCGGGCCGCTTTGGTAAAACTCTTTAAGTCAGCTACATGTGCAAAAACAATCAGGCTTTTACTCAACTCGAACGAAGTCTTCATAGATGTTTCGGAGTTCCGAATTTTATTGGTCGTTTTTATGATATTGATTGGATATCCGAATGTAAATAGTATGACTGAACACCCAAGGAGGAGTTATTATGAAAAGGTCATACCAATCGAACCAGCTCCCTGAAATAAATGAAATTATTTCAGAAGTCGAGATGAGCGATTATATCCATGGTGATTTTATCCTGAGGGGACAGGATCCAATCATTCGCTCTCCCCATCGTTTAGGTTACGCAAGCGCTGTTGCTCAGGGTGCTAACTCACTACTGGCAGGGATGATTTGGCATGCCAGAACCGGTCACCACCTAACGGCTTCAATGCCTATAGAGAGTGCACTAAACTATCTTCATTACAGCCATTACACAAAGCAAAATGGCTTCCCGATGCAAGTAGGTGCCGAAACTGTCAGCGTCAATTCCTACTTTAAATGTAAGGATGGCAGAGCTATTCACACCATTGCAGGCCCTCCATACATGAAGCTTCTCAATGGCTACCTGGATTTCTTTGATTGTGGCAATAGCAGAAAACGTATTGCTGAAGAAGTTGCAAAGTGGAACTCATTTGAGCTTGAAGAGGCACTGGCAAAGGCGGGACTTCCGGCTTGTGTCGCACGCTCAAAGCAAGAGTGGTTAATGCACCCTGTGGGGAAAGCGCTCAATAAAAGACCTCTTATCTCTATTGAACACATTCATGAAGGTGAAGCTGTTCCTTACTCACCACAGCCGCAAGAAATTCTGGATGGAATCAAAGTTATTGATTTTACACATGTTCTTGCAGGGCCCATGCTAGGACAAAACTTGGGGCGATTCGGAGCTGAGACACTTCATATTTCCAGCCCTAAGCACCCTGATACATTAGCGCAAAACCTTATCACAGGATTTTGTAAACGGAATGCTTATTTGGATTTACATGATCATGAGCATCTTACAAAAATGAAAGAGCTCATGGCTGAGGCCGATGTATTTATCAACTCATATCGTCCCGGGATCCCTGATCGCTTTGGATTGGATGCAGCTCAAGTGGCTTCAATGAGCCCAAAAGGGATCATCTATGTTGATATCAGTTGCTACGGTCACGAGACTCTCTGGAGTGACAGGCCCGGTTTTGAAACAATTGGTCAGGCATGCTCCGGATTTTCAGTTGCAGAGGGCACATTTGATGATCCCAAATTCTCACCCGTTTTTTATTTAAACGATCCCTTAACCTCATTCCATGCCCTGAGCGGTGTCTTGGCTGCACTGCATAAAAGAGCATTATTTGGTGGCTCCTACCATGTGAAGGTCTCCCTAGCAAAGACTGGCATGTGGGTCACTGATCTGGGACTGTTAGAGGATGACAAATACAAAGACTGCCCTAAAGAGGATATCCATCAGCCTGAGACCAAAGAGATCGAAACCGTTTATGGGAAAATTACCCGGCTGGCTCCCTGCTACCAATTTAATGAGCTAAGGCTACCGGAAGAAAAGCCCGTAGAACCATTTGGTGCAAGCACACCAAATTTCGAGCATGTCTCAGACCCGATGTCATGATGGATTTCAAATAATACCAATCACCTTTTCGTACACTTACACCGACCGAGGAAAATTGCCCCTTCGTTGGATATAAAAGCCGCGGGTCAGGAGGTGCCTCCCGACCCGCACAAACCTATACCCTCCCCAGCTCCTGGGCAGGCTCCACCGTACTGGCGAGAAAAGCCGGATACAGGGTGGCGATCAGGCTCATCAACAGCACACAACCACTGACAATCGCCCCCCAAATGCATCTGGGATGGGATAAAGTCGATAAAATAGATCAAACTTTATTGCCTTTCGACAGAAATCCGCCCTTTCCTGGAGCTTTTGTTTTGGAGGTAAATCAGGACTATTCAGGAAGGAGGGTAGTTTATTTTTATCCACCCCTTAATTTACTACAGATGGCCCTTAAGAGTTCATGCGTTATGATATCTGGCGTTATTTTTCCATCGTTAATATTGCTAAACTGTGGGACTACATCAGAACCATAAGGGCAGCCAGGACCTTTATCCCAAACCGGCTTGTTTCCAATGGGATATTCCTTGATTATCCCATGCCTATACTCACATATCTCTTTACCGTTATGGTCTAGCAGTGGATTGCAGCGATAGAAGTGAAGAGTCAAGACACCTTCACTTGTAACATATACCCCCACACCATCGTCACCACGCTGAATCGCTTTCGAAACCAGCTTTTCAATTTTTGTTCTGCTTGAGTAAATCCTATCGAAGTCTACTTTCATACAGATAAGACTCATAGAGCTATCAATGGTCATAGGTAATTATAGCTACTCGCCTGCCTTAGGCAGCACAATCAAAACTCGAAAGCCCATTAAGACTTGGAGCAGCAGATTTACGATGCGGCTCAGATATCAGCAGGATATGCCAGGCCTCAGCTTAAGGCTTGATACTGAGCTGTGACTTTTGTGAGCGAACGGACATTTGATTTTCTATTCATGAAGGGAAAATCACAAAGCTCTTTGCAAATAGAATCGGTTTAGTGAGATTTATATATGGGCAAACCCCTTTAAGCGATATCGGATATCTCTCTAAAGCTAGATTGACGTTCATTCATTGCGATATTCGCTACCACGCGATACCAAGTATGACTCAAAGCTGTGTTCGCTAAGGCGACAAAACGCTGTCCACCACAGGTTGAATCTAACTTAATTATTGAGAATTAATTTCTTCGAGGCAAGATGCCGAGCTGGGAGGATGGCCAGGGATGGTTATCATCGAGCTTGGGAGATGTATCAGGGATGATAAATACGATGCGCGGGGCAAGTTTTTGATTACTTTTGGCGATACAAAAATAATGTGCCGTCGGCATCCCGACACATGTTGCGCAGCCACAAAATCGAGCAGCATGCCCTGCAGAAAAATCCGCAGATAATCATACGTGGATATAAAAGCCGCGGGTCAGGAGAAGCCTCCTGACCCGCACAAAACTATACCCTCCCCAGCTCCTGGGCAGGCTCCACCGTACTGGCGAGAAAGGCCGGATACAGGGTGGCGATCAGGCTCATCAACAGCACACAACCACTGACAATCGCCACATCTCCCAGGTGCAGCTGGGATGGGATAAAGTCAATAAAGTAGATGTCCGGATTGAGAAACTGGTGGTTAATCAGGTGCTGAAACGCGCTCGACAGTGGCGTCAGATACCAGGAAAACAACACCCCAAGACCAACACCGATCACACAGCCTATGATGCCATTGACCATCCCCAGGACCATGAAGGTCACGCGTATTCGCCACTGGGTCAGCCCCAGGGTACGCAAGATGGCGATCTCTGAGCGTTTATCATTAACCGCCATCACCAGGGTCGAGACGATATTGAAACAGGCGACCGCCACCAGCAGCAACATGATGAGGTAAAGGATGGTCCGCACCATCTGGATATCCTGATAGAGATAACCCTGAGCATTCATCCAACTTGAGACATAAAAGGGCACACCCAGACCCATCGCAGCCTGTTTAGTGAGCTGCTCCGCCTCAAAGATATTATTCACCCTCAGGGTGAACCCCTGGATCTTGTCCTGCCACCCCAGCAGGCGCTGAGCATCCTTGAGGTGAATAAAGCCCAGCAGGTTATCCAGTTGCCCGCCAATCGACAGCAACCCAGCCACCCGGAACCGCACCGTCTTGGGAGAGAGAATTCGCGAGCTATTCTCCCCCATCTGTGGCAACAGCAGGGTCACATAATCCCCCACCTTGAGCTTTAGCTTGTGGGCAATCCCGGCTCCGAGGATCAGATCGTCTGCTCCCGGTTTGAGGGCCTGCCAACCCTTGCCACTCATGAAGTGTCCCGCATCCGAGATCCCCTGCTCATCCTGTGGCAACACGGCCCTCAGTTGCACCGCCTTGAGCTTAGCGCCATTTTGCAGCAAACCGTTAAGCTTGATATCCGGAGCCACCGCCGTGATCCCAGGCTTGGCCGCCAGCTGCTTCATCAAAGGCTGCCAGTTGCCTATGGGAGGGGCCATCGCCTGCAGCTCTCCCTGGGGGATCACCATTAGCACTCGCTGGCGCAGCTCCTTCTCAAAGCCGTTCATCGCCGACAGGCAAACGATCAACACCATCACCCCCAGTGCAATCCCCAGCACCGAGGAGCGGGCAATAAACTGGGTAAAACCACTCTTGCCCCGCAACCGGCTAAATCGCAGCCCGAGTCTGAAAATCAGCGAGGGGCTCATCGTTGGCTCTCCAGTTTGCCATCACACAGGGTTTCACTGCGATCCAGCTGAGCCGCCAGCTCCCGGTCGTGGGTCACCATCACGAAGGCCGTTCCCATCTCACGGTTAAGCTCACACATCAAAGAGTAGACTGCCTCCGCACTCTGGTGATCCAGGTTCCCCGTCGGCTCATCGGCCAGCACCAGCTGAGGCTGGTTAATAAGCGCCCGGGCGATGGCAACCCGCTGGCGTTCGCCGCCGGAAAGCTCTGCCGGACGATGGGCCAGACGCTTACCAAGACCCACCCGCTCCAGCATCCGCGAGGCACTGCGCTTTGCCTCGGCAAAGGACTGACCCGAGATCATCAGCGGCATCGCCACATTCTCCTGGGCCGAAAACTCTCCCAGCAGGTGGTGAAACTGATAGATAAAGCCCAGCTTTTGATTGCGAAACGCCGCCTGCTGACGGGTGTTCAGGGTAAAGACATCCTTTCCCTCAAACAGTACCTGACCCGAGCTTGGCTGATCCAGTACCCCAAAAAGATGCAGCAGGGTGCTTTTTCCCGAGCCTGAGCTGCCGACAATCGCTACCATTTCGGCAGGCCTTAGTGAAAAATCGATCCCCTTGAGGACATCGGCTTTTACCGAGCCCTCCTGATAGCTCTTGGTCAGGCCGATTCCCTGCAATAGCCACTCACTCATAACGCAACTCCTGTGCCGGACGGATCTTGGTGGCGCGGTACGCCGGGTAGAGGGTGGCAAACAAACTCATCAATAAAGCTCCAACAATAATCAACAGGATCTGCATGGGGCGAATATCAACCGGCAGCGCCATGCCGCCTACCGCCTGATAGAAATTAAGTCCAACCATAGACAACAGGGGGTTGAGTTTATAGGTCGCCAGCAGGCCTACAATGCCGCCAATCAGGGTCCCCAACACCCCGCTATAGAGCCCCTGGAACACAAAGACCCGCAAGATAGTCCCGGGCGTCGCGCCCAGGGTCAGCAGTATGGCTACCTCCCCTCGCTTATTACTGATCACCATCACCAGGGAGGAGAGAATATTAAAGGCCGCAACAGCGATGATAAGACACAGCATCAGCCCCATCATATGTTTTTCCATCGAGACCGCCTGAAACAGCTCGCCGCGGGTGGCTCGCCAGTCACTGGCAACCAGCTGATCCGGGAGTGGCTTGGCCAGGGTCTCACCAACGGCAAAGGGATCATCGAGCCACAGCCGAACGCCTGTGATCTCTCCCTTGGGATAACGCAGCAGGCGACCCGCATCCTGGATATTGGTCAGGGCCACGGTATTATCGACATCGGCACCGACCCCGAAAATCCCGGCCACTGTAAACAGCCGCTGCGAAGGCATCTGTCCAAAGGGGGTAAAAATTGGCTTACGGGTTACCAACACCCGAACCTTGTCCCCCACATACACCCCAAGTTGATTGGCAAGCCCCTGGCCTAAGATCAACCGATAGGAACCAGGGGTGAGGCTCTTGAGCGAGCCAATCAGCAGGTTGTTGGCGATCTCATCCTGTTTGGGCTGCAGCTTGGGATCGATGCCGTAAAGCTCCATTCCCTGCAGGCGTCCGCGGGTCTGGGCCACCGCCTCATCGATGATCAGCGGAGCCAGGGCGGTCACATGGGGCAACTTCTCCAGGGCCTTGCTATAGGCGGACCAATGGGCTAACTGCTGGCTGGGATTACTCACCACCACCTGGGGAACCACCCCGAGGATGCGGGTTTTCAACACCCCCTGAAAGCCGTTCATCACGGAAACCACGACGATCAGCGCCATCACTCCGAGGGCAATCCCTCCGGTAGAGAACAGGGTGATAAAAGAGACAAAGCGGCTACGCTCGCGGGAGCGAGTGTAGCGCAGACCGATAAACAGGCTTAACGAGCGGGCAAAAGAGCTTTTCAAATCGAGTCGCTTAAGTTGCGTATTGATAGAGATACGAGATAATAAATGTAAACCGCTACCAACAACAAGGGATGGTCTCTATGTCCAAGGAGCAATATTTCACTGTGGCCCACAGATTACCGGTCAATGTGATCCCGCAACCAACCGGTTTTGAACTTCCGGACATAGAGCAACTTGAAGCCGAGATCCCAGACCCTTTCCGCATCTCCACCAGCATTGCGGCCATCGACATCAACAAATCCCGCCTGGTGCGCAGCTATGGAGAGGAGGTCCAGGAGCTGATTGAGATCATCAATCAACAGTCACGAAAAATAGATATGATCATGGGCTATGTGCTGGCCCAGCAGGACGATCCGGCCCATCGATTTCACAGCCTGCAGTTTGGTGGGGGGAGCTGGTCTACGCGGCCCCCGAGGCTTTAGATCTAGGGTGTTATGTCCGGCTCAAGATCTTTCTTCCCGAGGAAGCCGCCGCCATCTACTGCTATGGCCAGGTCTCGGGGAGCAAACCCCACCAGAATCAACAGCTCATCGCGTTGCGTTACGCTCAGATCCGCGAACAGGATCAGGAACTTCTGATCCGTGCCAGTTTACATATTCAATCAAAACAGCTAAAACAGCGAGCAGAGATGCGTTCGCGCCAACAACCGACTCAATAGTAGCCCCAATATCGAATGAAAATCGAAGCCGTCGCCACACGTCCCCGCCCCAAGGCCGGGGACAAAAAAACTCTTGCGGGCCTGTATGGTAGTGCCCTCTCCTATGCTATCGCCCGCTGTGTTGCCAGCCGGGATGCGCTGCAACTCCTGGTGGTCGCAGATACCCCGACCGCCCTGCGCCTCGAACATGAGGTGTCCGGCCTGCTGGACGATCCCAGCCTACCGGTGACCTTGTTTGCCGACTGGGAGACACTCCCCTACGATCATTTCTCCCCGCACCAGGATATCATCTCCGCCAGGCTGGAGACCCTGTACCGCCTCGGTAGCTGGCAGAAGGGACTACTGATTGTCCCGGTCTCGACCCTGATGATGCGCCTGCTCCCCGAAAGCTTTTTGCAGCAATTTACCCTGCTGCTGAAAAAAGGGGAGAAGATGGAGCTGCATACCTTGCGCGATCGCCTGGAGCAGGCGGGCTACTACGCCACCTCCCAGGTGATGGAGCATGGTGAATTCTCGGCCCGCGGCTCGATTCTCGATCTCTACCCCATGGGGAGCTCTACTCCCTATCGGATCGACTTTTTCGATGATGAGATCGACTCTATTCGTCCCTTTGATCCCGAGACCCAACGCTCCGAGGACCAGGTCAACTCCCTGTCCCTCCTGCCGGCCCATGAGTTTCCCACAGATGAGGCGGCGATAACTCTATTCCGCCAGCAGTATCGTGAGCAGTTTGAGGTGCGCCGGGAGCCCGAGTCCATCTACCAGCAGGTCAGCAAAGGTACCCTGCCCCAGGCATTGAGTACTACCTGCCGCTGTTTTTTGAGAAGCTCTCGACCCTGTTTGATTACCTGCCGACCAACACAGAGCTGCTGTGTCACGGCGATCTCCACGGGGCTGCCGAGCAGTTTCGCGATGACATCAGGACTCGCTACGAGCAGTTGCGCTACGATCAGCTGCGCCCACTGGTCAAGCCAGCAGCACTCTATCTTGAGGTTGAAGAGCTCTTTTCCGGTCTCAAACCCTATCCAAGCCTGCAACTCAATCAGCAACCCGAAGAAGGCCGGGGTGGGATCAGTGCCGACATCACCCCCCTGCCACCCATTCAGGTGCAGCCACAAAAAGAGCGCCCCCTGAGCGCCCTGTGTGAATTTATCGACGACTATAGCGGACGAGTGGTGCTGATTGCCGAGTCCGAAGGACGCCGGGAAGCCCTGCTGGAGCTGTTATCCGGCGCGGAACTTCACCCCAAGCTCTGCCAGAGCATGCAGGATGTGCTGACCTGTAAATCCCCGCTAATGCTGTTGGTCGCATCCATCGAGCAGGGCTTCACCCTCGGCGAATATCAGCTGGCGGTGATCAGTGAGAATGAGCTTTTAGGTGAGCGGGTTACCCAGAGCCGGCGCCGCAAGAGCCAGAAAACCAGCTCCAGCGATATCGCGATCCGCAACCTGGCGGAGCTGACCCAAGGCCAGGCGGTGGTACACCTGGATCATGGGGTGGGCCGCTACCTTGGATTACAGACCCTGGATGCCGGTACCCTGCCCGCCGAATATATGGCCCTGGAGTACGCCGGGGGGATAAACTCTATGTTCCGGTCACCGCTCTGCATCTTATCAGCCGATACAGTGGCGCCGAAAACCCGCCACTGAATAAGCTTGGCAATGAGACCTGGGCCAAGGCCAAGCGAAGAGCCGCCGAAAAGGTCCGTGATGTGGCCGCCGAGCTGCTGGATGTCTATGCGCGGCGCGAAGCGGAAGCAGGCCATGCCTATTCCCTGGAGCGGGATCTCTACGCCCAGTTTGCCGCAGGCTTTCCTTTTGAGGAGACCGCCGATCAGCAAAATGCCATCGACGCGGTTCTGCAGGATATGCGCCAACCCAAACCGATGGATCGCCTGGTGTGTGGTGATGTGGGCTTTGGTAAAACCGAAGTGGCGATGCGCGCCGCCTTTGTGGCGGTGCAAGCCGATAAACAGGTGGCGATGCTGGTTCCCACCACACTGCTGGCTCAACAACATTTTGAGACCTTCCGCGATCGCTTCGCCAACTGGCCAATTCGGGTGGAGGTCCTGAGCCGCTTTAAGAGCCCCAAAGAGCAAAAAACAATTTTGCAGGATGTGGCCGATGGCAAGGTTGATATCCTGATCGGCACCCATAAACTTTTAGGAAGCTCCCTTAATTTTGCCGCACTGGGACTCTTGATCGTCGATGAAGAGCACAGATTCGGGGTTCGGCAAAAAGAGAAGATCAAGGCGATGCGGGCCAATGTGGATCTACTCACCCTGACCGCGACCCCGATCCCCCGAACCTTGAACATGGCGATGCACTCGATTCGTGACCTGTCGATTATCGCCACCCCACCCGCCAAGCGCCTGGCGATCAAAACCTTTGTCCAGCAGAGCAGTGATGCCCTGCTTAAAGAAGCGGTATTGCGTGAGCTCAAGCGTGGAGGCCAGGTCTATTATCTGCACAATAACGTCGAAACCATCGCCAAGTGTGCCGAGAAACTCACCGAATTACTGCCTGAGGCACGGATCACCATAGCCCATGGCCAGATGCGCGAGCGCGAGCTGGAGCAGGTGATGAGTGATTTTTACCATCAGCGGCATAATCTACTGGTGTGTACCACCATTATCGAAACCGGCATCGACGTTCCCAGCGCCAACACCATCATCATGGAGCGGGCAGATATGCTGGGTCTGGCGCAACTTCACCAACTTCGCGGACGGGTCGGTCGCTCCCACCACCAGGCCTATGCCTACCTGATGACCCCTCACCCCAAGCGAATGACTTCAGATGCCAGAAAACGCCTGGAAGCGATCGAATCACTGGAAGATCTGGGTGCCGGATTTACCCTGGCGACTCACGATCTTGAGATCCGTGGCGCCGGTGAGCTTCTGGGGGAAGATCAGAGTGGCCAGATGCAGTCGGTGGGCTTTACCCTGTATATGGAGATGCTGGAGCAGGCGGTCAAGGCGCTCAAAGAGGGCCGCGAACCATCCCTGGATGATCTCTTGCAGCAGCAAAGTGAGGTCGACCTCAAGCTTCCAGCCCTCATTCCCGATGACTACATTCCGGATATTAATCTCAGGCTCTCCATCTACAAGCGGATCGCCTCCTGCAGTGATCACCAGGCCCTGGATGAGATGCAGGTTGAGCTCATCGATCGCTTCGGGCTACTGCCGGCGTCGACCAAGAACCTCATTGAGATCGCTCA from the Dongshaea marina genome contains:
- a CDS encoding CoA transferase; translated protein: MKRSYQSNQLPEINEIISEVEMSDYIHGDFILRGQDPIIRSPHRLGYASAVAQGANSLLAGMIWHARTGHHLTASMPIESALNYLHYSHYTKQNGFPMQVGAETVSVNSYFKCKDGRAIHTIAGPPYMKLLNGYLDFFDCGNSRKRIAEEVAKWNSFELEEALAKAGLPACVARSKQEWLMHPVGKALNKRPLISIEHIHEGEAVPYSPQPQEILDGIKVIDFTHVLAGPMLGQNLGRFGAETLHISSPKHPDTLAQNLITGFCKRNAYLDLHDHEHLTKMKELMAEADVFINSYRPGIPDRFGLDAAQVASMSPKGIIYVDISCYGHETLWSDRPGFETIGQACSGFSVAEGTFDDPKFSPVFYLNDPLTSFHALSGVLAALHKRALFGGSYHVKVSLAKTGMWVTDLGLLEDDKYKDCPKEDIHQPETKEIETVYGKITRLAPCYQFNELRLPEEKPVEPFGASTPNFEHVSDPMS
- a CDS encoding lipoprotein-releasing ABC transporter permease subunit, whose product is MKSSFARSLSLFIGLRYTRSRERSRFVSFITLFSTGGIALGVMALIVVVSVMNGFQGVLKTRILGVVPQVVVSNPSQQLAHWSAYSKALEKLPHVTALAPLIIDEAVAQTRGRLQGMELYGIDPKLQPKQDEIANNLLIGSLKSLTPGSYRLILGQGLANQLGVYVGDKVRVLVTRKPIFTPFGQMPSQRLFTVAGIFGVGADVDNTVALTNIQDAGRLLRYPKGEITGVRLWLDDPFAVGETLAKPLPDQLVASDWRATRGELFQAVSMEKHMMGLMLCLIIAVAAFNILSSLVMVISNKRGEVAILLTLGATPGTILRVFVFQGLYSGVLGTLIGGIVGLLATYKLNPLLSMVGLNFYQAVGGMALPVDIRPMQILLIIVGALLMSLFATLYPAYRATKIRPAQELRYE
- the lolD gene encoding lipoprotein-releasing ABC transporter ATP-binding protein LolD, whose protein sequence is MSEWLLQGIGLTKSYQEGSVKADVLKGIDFSLRPAEMVAIVGSSGSGKSTLLHLFGVLDQPSSGQVLFEGKDVFTLNTRQQAAFRNQKLGFIYQFHHLLGEFSAQENVAMPLMISGQSFAEAKRSASRMLERVGLGKRLAHRPAELSGGERQRVAIARALINQPQLVLADEPTGNLDHQSAEAVYSLMCELNREMGTAFVMVTHDRELAAQLDRSETLCDGKLESQR
- the lolE gene encoding lipoprotein-releasing ABC transporter permease subunit LolE — protein: MSPSLIFRLGLRFSRLRGKSGFTQFIARSSVLGIALGVMVLIVCLSAMNGFEKELRQRVLMVIPQGELQAMAPPIGNWQPLMKQLAAKPGITAVAPDIKLNGLLQNGAKLKAVQLRAVLPQDEQGISDAGHFMSGKGWQALKPGADDLILGAGIAHKLKLKVGDYVTLLLPQMGENSSRILSPKTVRFRVAGLLSIGGQLDNLLGFIHLKDAQRLLGWQDKIQGFTLRVNNIFEAEQLTKQAAMGLGVPFYVSSWMNAQGYLYQDIQMVRTILYLIMLLLVAVACFNIVSTLVMAVNDKRSEIAILRTLGLTQWRIRVTFMVLGMVNGIIGCVIGVGLGVLFSWYLTPLSSAFQHLINHQFLNPDIYFIDFIPSQLHLGDVAIVSGCVLLMSLIATLYPAFLASTVEPAQELGRV